The following are encoded together in the Nyctibius grandis isolate bNycGra1 chromosome 5, bNycGra1.pri, whole genome shotgun sequence genome:
- the RASSF8 gene encoding ras association domain-containing protein 8 — translation MELKVWVDGVQRIVCGVTEVTTCQEVVIALAQAIGRTGRYTLIEKWRDTERHLAPHENPIVSLNKWGQYASDVQLILRRTGPSLSERPTSDSVARIPERTLYRQSLPPLAKLRPPGDKAMKRREPKRKSLTFTGGAKGLMDIFGKSKESEFKQKVLNNCKTTADELKKLIHLQTEKLQCIEKQLESNEAEIRYWEQKYNASLEEEILKLEQKIKRNEVEIEEEEFWENELQIEQENEKQLKEQLQEMRQRILECESKLKDYVSQIHNMESGLEAEKLQREVQESQVNEEEVKEKIEKVKGEIDIQGQQSLRLENGIKAVERSLGQATKRLQDREQELEQLTKELRQVNLQQFIQQTGTKVTVLPADPVEVEAPHVELEREPTFQSGSLKRPGSSRQLPSNLRILQNPLSSGFNPEGIYV, via the exons GTCGCACCGGGCGGTACACGCTGATCGAGAAATGGCGGGACACGGAGAGGCACCTGGCGCCGCACGAAAACCCCATCGTGTCGCTGAACAAGTGGGGACAGTACGCGAGCGACGTGCAGCTGATCCTGCGCCGCACCGGGCCCTCGCTGAGCGAGAGGCCGACTTCGGACAGCGTGGCTCGCATCCCGGAGAGGACTCTGTACCGGCAAAGCTTACCGCCCCTGGCCAAGCTGAGGCCTCCCGGTGACAAAGCCATGAAGAGGAGGGAGCCGAAAAGGAAATCCCTCACCTTCACCGGGGGGGCCAAAGGGTTAATGGACATCTTTGGGAAAAGCAAGGAATCCGAGTTCAAGCAAAAGGTGCTCAACAACTGTAAAACAACAGCGGATGAGTTGAAGAAATTGATCCACCTCCAGACGGAGAAACTTCAGTGCATTGAGAAGCAGCTGGAGTCCAACGAAGCCGAGATCCGCTACTGGGAACAAAAGTATAATGCCAGCTTGGAAGAAGAAATCCTCAAGCTAGAGCAGAAGATCAAAAGGAATGAAGTGGAGATTGAAGAGGAAGAGTTCTGGGAAAATGAGCTGCAGATTGAACAGGAGAACGAAAAACAGCtgaaggagcagctgcaggagatgAGGCAGAGGATCCTGGAGTGCGAGAGCAAGCTGAAGGACTACGTGTCTCAGATCCACAACATGGAAAGTGGCCTTGAAGCAGAGAAGTTGCAGCGGGAGGTTCAGGAGTCCCAAGTGAATGAAGAAGAGGTCAAGGAAAAGATCGAGAAGGTGAAGGGTGAAATTGATATTCAGGGCCAGCAGAGTCTGAGACTGGAAAATGGCATTAAAGCTGTAGAGAGGTCTTTGGGCCAAGCTACCAAACGGTTACAG GACAGGGAACAAGAACTGGAGCAACTGACAAAGGAGCTGCGACAGGTCAATCTCCAACAGTTCATCCAGCAAACAGGAACGAAGGTCACGGTGCTGCCAGCAGACCCCGTTGAGGTGGAGGCCCCGCATGTAGAGCTCGAGAGAG AGCCAACATTTCAGTCGGGGTCACTGAAGCGCCCTGGGTCATCGAGGCAACTGCCCAGTAACCTTCGGATTCTGCAGAATCCCCTGTCGTCTGGTTTTAACCCGGAGGGCATTTATGTATGA
- the BHLHE41 gene encoding class E basic helix-loop-helix protein 41: protein MDEGISRLPERQLLEHRDFIGLDYPSLYLCKPKRGVKRDESKETYKLPHRLIEKKRRDRINECIAQLKDLLPEHLKLTTLGHLEKAVVLELTLKHLKALTALTEQQHQKIIALQNGERSMKSPVQADLDAFHSGFQTCAKEVLQYLSRFESWTPREQRCAQLLGHLHSISSQFLPGPQLLSPPPGPLSKGSSSSSSPPAPPCAPGYKPEGQANCVPVIQRTHAAELSAETDTDTDSGYGGDGEARPERGPAAAGGTLPALAIKQEPSADEAPPAPKRLKLDRGGSPLPGPPGLAARGAEAAAAAAAAAALVRPDAALLGSLMALGAGGGGAPFGQPPAAAPFCLPFYFISPSAAAAYMQPFLDKGSLEKYLYPAAPIPLLYPGIPAQAAAAAAAAAASFPCLSSVLGPAEKAAAAAAAGLPPALHLPHPFGAAAAGLAAAAEPGEEAETAAAEEPGAEGP from the exons ATGGATGAAGGCATCTCCCGCTTGCCCGagaggcagctgctggagcacagGGATTTTATCGG gCTGGACTATCCTTCCCTGTATCTGTGCAAACCCAAAAGAGGCGTGAAGAGGGACGAGAGCAAG GAAACGTACAAACTGCCACATAGACTGATAGAAAAGAAGAGGCGAGACAGGATTAACGAATGCATTGCCCAGCTGAAGGATTTACTGCCCGAGCATCTGAAATTGACG ACGCTGGGACACCTGGAGAAAGCGGTGGTGCTGGAATTGACTTTGAAACACTTGAAAGCGCTCACAGCCTTAACGGAGCAGCAGCACCAGAAGATCATCGCTTTGCAGAACG GGGAGCGGTCCATGAAGTCTCCCGTGCAGGCCGACCTGGACGCCTTCCACTCGGGCTTTCAGACGTGTGCCAAGGAAGTGCTGCAGTACCTCTCCCGCTTCGAGAGCTGGACCCCCCGCGAGCAGCGATGCGCCCAGCTCCTCGGCCACCTGCACTCCATCTCCTCGCAGTTCCTCCCCGgcccccagctcctctccccgccgccgggccccctCAGCAAGggatcctcctcctcttcctccccgcccgcccccccctgCGCGCCGGGCTACAAGCCGGAGGGCCAGGCTAACTGCGTGCCCGTTATCCAGCGGACTCACGCCGCCGAGCTCAGCGCCGAGACCGACACGGACACGGACAGCGGCTACGGCGGGGACGGCGAAGCGCGCCCCGAgcgcggcccggcggcggcaggAGGGACGCTGCCCGCCCTGGCCATCAAGCAGGAGCCGTCGGCGGACGAGGCGCCCCCTGCGCCCAAACGGCTGAAGCTGGACCGCGGCGGCAGCCCCCTGCCCGGCCCGCCGGGGCTGGCGGCGCGGGGcgccgaggcggcggcggcggcagcggcggcggcagcgctgGTGAGACCCGACGCGGCCCTGCTGGGCTCGCTGATGGCCctgggggcgggcggcggcggggccccctTCGGACAGCCGCCGGCGGCGGCCCCTTTCTGCCTGCCCTTCTACTTCATCtccccctccgccgccgccgcctaCATGCAGCCCTTCCTGGATAAAGGCAGTCTGGAGAAGTATCTCTACCCCGCCGCCCCCATCCCGCTCCTCTACCCGGGCATCCCGGCCCAggcagccgccgccgcggccgccgcggccgcctccttcccctgcctctccTCCGTGCTCGGCCCCGCCGAGaaggcggccgccgccgccgccgctgggCTGCCCCCAGCGCTCCACCTCCCGCACCCCTtcggtgccgccgccgccgggctggCCGCTGCCGCCGAGCCCGGCGAGGAGGCCGAGACCGCAGCCGCCGAGGAGCCCGGCGCCGAGGGCCCGTGA